The following are encoded in a window of Lagenorhynchus albirostris chromosome 3, mLagAlb1.1, whole genome shotgun sequence genomic DNA:
- the LOC132517923 gene encoding LOW QUALITY PROTEIN: ATP synthase subunit beta, mitochondrial-like (The sequence of the model RefSeq protein was modified relative to this genomic sequence to represent the inferred CDS: inserted 2 bases in 1 codon) — MARAKLHHVGTCGLCAAASASEGLRGLSPSAPLPQAQLLLRAASAALQPARDYAAQTYPSPKAGTATGRVVAVIGAVVDAQFDEGLPPILNVLEVQGRETRLVLEVAQHLGESTVRIIAVDGTEGLVRGQKVLDSGAPVKILVGPKTLHRIMNIIGEPIDERGPIETKQFAAVHAEAPEFMEMSAEQEILATGIKVGDLLPPYAQGGKIGLFGGSGVGKTVLIMELINNVAKAHGGYSVFAGVGKRTHEGDDLYHEMTESGVINLKDATCKVALAYGQMNEPPGARARVALTGLTVAEYFRDQEGQDVLLFVDNIFCFTQAGSEVSALLGRIPSAVGYQPXATDMGTMQERITTTKKGSIPSVQAIYMPADALTDPAPDTTFAHLDATTVLSRAIAELGRYLAVDPLDSTSHIMDPNIVGNEHYDVACGVQKILQDYKSLQDIIAILDMDELSEEDKLTVSRAWKIQRFLSQPFQVAEVFTSHMGKVVPLKKAIKGFQQILGGEYAHLPEQAFYMVGPIEGAVAKADKLAEEHS, encoded by the exons ATGGCCAGAGCCAAG CTCCACCATGTTGGGACTTGTGGGTTGTGTGCCGCTGCCTCAGCCTCTGAGGGCTTGCGGGGACTCAGCCCTTCAGCACCGCTACCCCAAGCCCAGCTCTTACTGCGGGCCGCTTCGGCAGCACTCCAGCCTGCCAGAGACTATGCTGCTCAAACATACCCATCGCCAAAGGCGGGCACCGCCACTGGGCGTGTCGTGGCGGTCATTGGTGCAGTGGTGGACGCCCAATTTGACGAGGGGCTGCCACCCATCCTAAATGTCCTGGAAGTGCAAGGCAGGGAAACCAGGCTGGTTTTGGAGGTGGCCCAGCATTTGGGTGAGAGCACGGTAAGGATCATTGCCGTGGATGGTACAGAAGGTTTGGTTAGAGGCCAGAAAGTCCTGGATTCTGGTGCACCAGTCAAAATTCTTGTTGGCCCTAAGACCTTGCATAGAATCATGAACATCATTGGAGAACCTATTGATGAGAGAGGTCCCATCGAAACCAAACAATTTGCTGCTGTTCATGCTGAGGCTCCTGAATTCATGGAGATGAGTGCTGAGCAGGAAATTCTTGCTACTGGTATCAAGGTTGGGGATCTGCTGCCTCCCTATGCTCAGGGTGGCAAAATTGGGCTCTTTGGTGGCTCTGGAGTTGGCAAGACAGTACTGATCATGGAGTTGATCAACAATGTTGCAAAAGCTCATGGTGGTTACTCTGTGTTTGCTGGTGTTGGTAAGAGGACCCATGAGGGCGATGACTTATACCATGAAATGACTGAGTCTGGTGTTATCAACTTAAAAGATGCTACCTGCAAGGTCGCGCTGGCGTACGGTCAAATGAATGAACCGCCTGGTGCTCGGGCCCGGGTAGCTCTGACTGGACTGACTGTCGCTGAATACTTCAGAGACCAAGAAGGTCAAGATGTATTGCTGTTTGTTGATAACATCTTTTGCTTCACCCAGGCTGGCTCAGAGGTGTCTGCTTTATTGGGCAGAATCCCTTCTGCAGTGGGTTACCAGCC GGCCACTGATATGGGTACCATGCAGGAAAGAATCACCACCACCAAAAAGGGATCTATCCCCTCTGTACAGGCTATCTACATGCCTGCTGATGCCTTGACTGACCCTGCCCCTGACACTACCTTTGCCCATTTGGATGCTACCACAGTGCTGTCCCGTGCTATTGCTGAACTGGGCAGATATCTAGCTGTGGATCCTCTGGACTCCACCTCTCACATCATGGATCCCAACATTGTTGGCAATGAGCAttatgatgttgcctgtggggtGCAAAAGATCCTACAGGACTACAAATCCCTCCAGGACATCATTGCCATCCTGGATATGGATGAACTTTCTGAGGAAGACAAGTTAACTGTGTCCCGTGCATGGAAAATACAGCGTTTCTTGTCTCAGCCATTCCAGGTGGCTGAGGTCTTTACCAGTCATATGGGGAAGGTGGTACCCCTGAAGAAGGCCATCAAGGGATTCCAGCAGATTTTGGGAGGTGAATATGCCCATCTCCCAGAACAGGCCTTCTATATGGTGGGACCCATTGAAGGAGCTGTGGCAAAAGCTGATAAGCTGGCTGAGGAGCACTCGTGA